The nucleotide sequence TGGAAGCCAGAGACAGCTTTTCCTGTACCGTATCGTTTGTGTGCAGTTCATCGTCCCGCTCCGCTTTATCACTGAATTTCTCTCTCACCAGATGTCTCCGGTTAGAGGTGGCGTAAATCAGAACGTTGTCCGGTTTTTTCTCCAGACCTCCTTCGATGACTGCCTTCAGATATTTGTATTCGATTTCAAATTCTTCAAAAGACAGGTCATCCATATATATGATAAATTTATAATTTCGATTCTTAATCCGGGCAATTACATCGTTTAAATCCTGAAACTGGTGTTTGTATATTTCAATCATCCGGAGGCCCTGGTCGTAATACTGGTTGATAATTGCTTTTATACTGGTGGATTTGCCCGTTCCGGCATCTCCGAACAGCAGGCAGTTATTGGCCCTCCTGCCTTTCACAAAAGCCTCCGTATTATCAATGAGCTTCTGTTTCGGAACCTCATACCCCACCAGATCGTCCAGATGGACATGGGCAATATTGGCAATGGGTACAATCTTTACCTGACGGTCTTCATGTTCCACACGAAATGCTTTATGTAATCCCAGTTTGCCCACACCGAATTCCCGGTAAAATTCCGTCACTTCATCCTTAAATTCTTCTACTGTGCCTGTCTGCTTCAGACGGATGCTCAGTGCGCAGATCCTGTCCCGGATTCTGTGGTTGAACACCTTTCCGTCCCGGTCGGCTCTTTTATAATTCTGCAGAATGGCAAATTCCGGAATTTCCAGTTCTTTCTGAAGTTCCTGCAAATCAAAGTCGAACAGTTCCTTGAAGACTGCAAAATCATGGAGGGCCAGTTCGTTAATGCTGCCGGTAATCCTGCCTTTGATTTCACAGGAAGTACTGTAGGCATTTTCATGATTTACCAGCAGGAAAGTCAGGTAATTCTGCCAGAGATTTCCCTCGAATCCATGGCTGGCGGAAAGCTCAGTGAGACGATGCATACATTCATAACACAAAGCCCGTAATTCTTCTCCGGAACAGGTATCCTCCCGGTAATGCTCCATAATCCAGGTAAAATCCTCCAGAATCTTACCCTGTTCAAATCCCCGGTACAAAATCAGTTTTTCCGTATGTTTCATTTCTCATCCCTCTGTCTCTTTAATAATTCCCAAGTACTTTAATGGAAAGGGCTCCTTCCTGCAGTCCTTTCAGCGCATTCTGTACGGCGCCGTCCCTGAGATTTCCTTCCATATCCACAAAAAAGCGGTACTCGAAGCTCTTATCCTTAATGGGCCTGGATTCAATTTTTACCATGTTCAGGTTGTTGAAGATCATATGGGAAAGCATGTGGTAAAGGGAGCCGCTTTCATGAGATATTTCAAAACAGATACTGATTTTATCCGCTCCTTTCCGACAGATTTTTCTGCCGGAAACAATGATAAATCTGGTGCTGTTTTCCTCACTGTAATTGATATGGTCTTTCAGAATTTCCAGTCCGTAAATATCCGCTGTCACCGCACTTGCTATGGCCGCCTGGTCTTTTCGGCCGTCTTCCAGAATCTTTTTGGCCGCCATTGCCGTATTCTTTGCTTTTATCCGTTTCCAGTCCTTATGCTCGTCCAGAAAGTCCACGCTCTGCATAAGGGCCTGGGGATGGGAATACACACAGGTAATATCAGAAAGGCTGCTGCCGGGAAGCCCCAGCAGCGCGTGTTCTACTTTGATGGTCTGTTCCGCTACAATGAAGTTGCCGTATTCCACCAGTAAATCAAAATTCTCTCCTACAATTCCGGCAGAGGAATTTTCAATGGGCAGGACTGCATAATCTGCTTCTCCACTGCTTATGGCTTCCATGGCGTCACGCCAGGTATCCACATGGTAACCGTACGTCTCCTCTCCGAAATAAGCCTTCATGGCAATCTGGCTGTAGGCCCCCTCGGTTCCCTGATATACCACCTTATGGCTGGTAAAGGGCAGTCTGTCCACCGGAACAAAACCGGTCTCCTGGCCCTGTCCGTGCTGTATCAGCATCTGGTACTGGCGCTTCCGGCTGAGAGCCATAATCTGCTCAAACAGTTCTCCCACATCGTAGCAGTTTTCTTCTGTCTGAACCAGTTCTTTTACTCTGGCCAGCTTCTCCCTTTCCCGTGTTTTGTCCAGCACCGGTTTTCCGGTGGATATTTTGTATTCTGCCACCTCTGTGGTCAGTTTCATCCGTTCTTCATACAGAGCCACAATCCGGCGGTCAATTTCATCTATTTCTTTCCGAATTTCACTTAAATCTTTCATATGCCACATCCTTATTAAAGTATATATTTATCATATAACAACTGGGCCTCAAAGGCAAGTTTGTATCTGTATTTTCATGGAAAAAGAGGCTGCCGCAAAATAGTTTTATATTTTGCGGCAGCCTCTTTTATACGTTTTATTCCGGCATGTAAATATAGTTGCATCGCAGCACATCGGAAACCATTCCATATTTGTCTACCAGAATCAGGGACAGCACATTATTGCCTTCCGGTATATGAATGGGTTCTCTGTACTGCTGAGATTCCTGTGTGGGCACCGTATCATCCCAGGTATAGTATACCCTGCAGCCCTCCGGTACCTGTACCACGATGGTTTCCGGCGTATAGAAACTCCCACCATAAGGAGCCACCTGAGGAGGATTGGGCTTCTGTTTCTTTATCTGATATTCTTCTTCCAGTTCCTGGCTGCAGAGGCCGAACTGATTGCGGGCAACGGCCCGGAGCCTGATATTTTTCCCCGGCTCCATCAGAATGGGCGTGTGATATTTCCTGCCCTGTTCCGGATCTGTGTCGTCTGTGGTATAATAGATTTCACAACCATTTTCTGCGGTGAGTTCCACAAAGATTTCTCCCTGGAAAATGCCTCCTTCCGGATCAGCCTGAGGAGGCTCCGGCAGATATTCCGCAAACAGCTCACGTATTTCCCCATCTGTTACTTTATCGCCCAAACTCTGGATGGCCTTATAATCTTTCTGTTCCGCGTAAATCTGAATTAACTGTTCATATGCTTCCAGGCAGTCTTCATCCAGTTTCAGCACTTCCAGCAGAAGTTTCCGTGCACTGTCATTCTGTTCCTGTGCCTGGCAGACTTCTGCCAGACGCATACGCGCATCCAGGCTGTCTGTCTGGAGCTGTAAAGCCCGCCGCAGGTATTTTTCCGCCTTGCGGTAATCACTTCTGCTCTGGTAATCTTCTGCTTTTTTCATCTGATATTCATAGGAATTACTTCGGGCATAAGTCATCAGCAGCACAATTCCCGCCACCAGAACTGCCAGAATCACCAGTGCAAGAATCGCCCATGTGGGATATTTCTTTCTGTGTCCGGATCTGCCTTTCCCGGAAGCGCCGGTTTTGCCTTTGCCTGCTGTTTTCTTCTTTCCTTTTCCGGAAGATTTATGGCCTGCTATCTTTTTCTTTTTTTCCTGCAGCAGTCCCCGCAGAAAATCATCTTCCAGAAGATTGTAATCCGATACAATCTGGGCTTCTGCCCCGCACACGGAACAATATACACATCCGGTTTTCAGT is from Lachnospiraceae bacterium JLR.KK002 and encodes:
- a CDS encoding ATP-binding protein translates to MKHTEKLILYRGFEQGKILEDFTWIMEHYREDTCSGEELRALCYECMHRLTELSASHGFEGNLWQNYLTFLLVNHENAYSTSCEIKGRITGSINELALHDFAVFKELFDFDLQELQKELEIPEFAILQNYKRADRDGKVFNHRIRDRICALSIRLKQTGTVEEFKDEVTEFYREFGVGKLGLHKAFRVEHEDRQVKIVPIANIAHVHLDDLVGYEVPKQKLIDNTEAFVKGRRANNCLLFGDAGTGKSTSIKAIINQYYDQGLRMIEIYKHQFQDLNDVIARIKNRNYKFIIYMDDLSFEEFEIEYKYLKAVIEGGLEKKPDNVLIYATSNRRHLVREKFSDKAERDDELHTNDTVQEKLSLASRFGVTIYFGKPDKKEFQKIVRSLARKHQIPMAEEELLAEANKWELSHGGLSGRTARQFVDYLLGKQ
- a CDS encoding prephenate dehydratase domain-containing protein, with amino-acid sequence MKDLSEIRKEIDEIDRRIVALYEERMKLTTEVAEYKISTGKPVLDKTREREKLARVKELVQTEENCYDVGELFEQIMALSRKRQYQMLIQHGQGQETGFVPVDRLPFTSHKVVYQGTEGAYSQIAMKAYFGEETYGYHVDTWRDAMEAISSGEADYAVLPIENSSAGIVGENFDLLVEYGNFIVAEQTIKVEHALLGLPGSSLSDITCVYSHPQALMQSVDFLDEHKDWKRIKAKNTAMAAKKILEDGRKDQAAIASAVTADIYGLEILKDHINYSEENSTRFIIVSGRKICRKGADKISICFEISHESGSLYHMLSHMIFNNLNMVKIESRPIKDKSFEYRFFVDMEGNLRDGAVQNALKGLQEGALSIKVLGNY
- a CDS encoding chitobiase/beta-hexosaminidase C-terminal domain-containing protein, which produces MKCANCGAELKTGCVYCSVCGAEAQIVSDYNLLEDDFLRGLLQEKKKKIAGHKSSGKGKKKTAGKGKTGASGKGRSGHRKKYPTWAILALVILAVLVAGIVLLMTYARSNSYEYQMKKAEDYQSRSDYRKAEKYLRRALQLQTDSLDARMRLAEVCQAQEQNDSARKLLLEVLKLDEDCLEAYEQLIQIYAEQKDYKAIQSLGDKVTDGEIRELFAEYLPEPPQADPEGGIFQGEIFVELTAENGCEIYYTTDDTDPEQGRKYHTPILMEPGKNIRLRAVARNQFGLCSQELEEEYQIKKQKPNPPQVAPYGGSFYTPETIVVQVPEGCRVYYTWDDTVPTQESQQYREPIHIPEGNNVLSLILVDKYGMVSDVLRCNYIYMPE